From the Spiroplasma chrysopicola DF-1 genome, one window contains:
- the ptsP gene encoding phosphoenolpyruvate--protein phosphotransferase, protein MSNKMQGIGASQGIAIAKVFKLEEPKYVIPEQNVIDVTAEIEKLEAAMTKASADIIRLQEITLEKLGPEKAAIFEAHGQILNDPAMIDDAKTMINNDKNNAAFAIHTVAQKFIEMFSAMDDPYFKERAADIKDVTDRLIKYLLNVPVLDLATINEEVIIVADDLTPSQTAQLDPKFAKGFACDMGGRTSHAAIMARSLEIPAVLGLKTITKETKHHQNIMINGETGIVILNPSDKEMSEWRTACNKFVEQQKELLTFKDKATVSKDGYTKFVLEGNIGSPKDIHGVLENGGEGVGLFRSEFLYMDNDHFPTEEEQFVAYKEVLENMSGKAVIIRTLDIGGDKTLSYFQFPHEMNPFLGYRAIRLCLDKEEVFRTQLRALLRASVYGHLGIMFPMIATVDEFKAAKAIVLEEKAKLIQEGQKVADDVEIGMMMEIPAAAVIADQFAKYADFFSIGTNDLIQYTMAADRMSQFVSYLYQPYNPSILRLIKSIIDGAHQAGKWVGMCGEMAGDPAAIPLLMGMKLDYFSMSATSILNARRIISKLEVSAMEKLVEQAIMCETNDEVLVLVEAATKEALQ, encoded by the coding sequence ATGTCAAATAAAATGCAAGGAATTGGGGCTAGTCAAGGGATTGCCATCGCCAAAGTTTTTAAATTAGAAGAACCAAAATATGTTATTCCTGAACAAAACGTTATTGATGTTACAGCTGAAATTGAAAAATTAGAAGCAGCAATGACAAAAGCTAGTGCTGATATTATTAGATTACAAGAAATTACATTAGAAAAATTAGGGCCAGAAAAAGCCGCTATTTTTGAAGCTCATGGGCAAATTTTAAATGACCCAGCAATGATTGATGATGCAAAAACAATGATTAATAATGATAAAAATAATGCCGCTTTTGCAATTCATACTGTTGCTCAAAAATTTATTGAAATGTTTAGTGCAATGGATGATCCATATTTTAAAGAACGAGCAGCTGATATCAAAGATGTTACTGATCGATTAATTAAATATTTATTAAATGTACCAGTGTTGGATTTAGCAACAATTAATGAAGAAGTTATTATTGTGGCTGATGATTTAACCCCATCACAAACAGCACAATTAGATCCAAAATTTGCAAAAGGATTTGCCTGTGATATGGGAGGAAGAACAAGTCATGCCGCAATTATGGCTCGTAGCTTAGAAATCCCAGCAGTTTTAGGATTAAAAACAATTACAAAGGAAACTAAACACCATCAAAATATTATGATTAATGGTGAAACTGGGATTGTTATTTTAAACCCAAGTGATAAAGAAATGTCAGAATGAAGAACTGCTTGTAATAAATTTGTTGAGCAACAAAAAGAACTATTAACTTTTAAAGATAAAGCAACTGTTTCAAAAGATGGTTACACTAAATTTGTTTTAGAAGGAAATATAGGTTCACCGAAAGATATCCATGGGGTATTAGAAAACGGGGGCGAAGGAGTTGGATTATTCCGTAGTGAATTTTTATACATGGATAATGATCACTTTCCAACCGAAGAAGAGCAATTTGTTGCGTATAAAGAAGTATTAGAAAATATGTCCGGAAAAGCTGTTATTATTCGAACATTAGACATTGGGGGCGATAAAACATTATCTTACTTTCAATTTCCACATGAAATGAACCCATTTTTAGGATATCGGGCAATTCGTTTATGTTTAGATAAAGAAGAAGTGTTCCGAACACAGTTAAGAGCATTATTACGAGCAAGTGTTTATGGCCATTTAGGAATTATGTTTCCAATGATTGCAACAGTTGATGAATTTAAAGCAGCTAAAGCTATTGTTTTAGAAGAAAAAGCAAAATTAATTCAAGAAGGGCAAAAAGTTGCTGATGATGTTGAAATCGGAATGATGATGGAAATTCCAGCAGCAGCAGTAATTGCTGATCAATTTGCAAAATATGCTGATTTCTTCTCAATTGGAACAAATGATTTAATTCAATATACAATGGCTGCTGACCGCATGAGTCAATTTGTTTCATACTTATACCAACCATATAATCCATCAATTTTACGATTAATTAAATCAATTATTGATGGGGCTCACCAAGCTGGTAAATGAGTTGGAATGTGTGGAGAAATGGCTGGAGATCCCGCTGCAATCCCATTATTAATGGGAATGAAGTTAGATTACTTCTCAATGTCAGCAACAAGTATTTTAAATGCTCGTCGTATTATTAGTAAATTAGAAGTATCAGCAATGGAAAAGTTAGTCGAGCAAGCAATTATGTGTGAAACAAATGATGAAGTTTTAGTCCTAGTTGAAGCCGCAACAAAAGAAGCATTGCAATAA
- a CDS encoding Mbov_0401 family ICE element transposase-like protein — translation MYQNSINFSLYQNDYTQNIFKQIKMFEDIEEEVKNKTRKAIQEHYEELDLRLRQKYSNNNKGYILYGKRPATLITEWGQVTYERTRFRYYDRKLYKHKYVFLLDVEIGRKPYQRLHFDLYVKILKELDSGKRYRDILDKYKYSEISLMTISNINRSINLQEYNNFCANFDKKKIKFKGKYLYVGVDDTYTNIFNYNKKSRKKEISKSTIRMAYAHTGFDKEKSINNRRVLKNKKLFMILKDNWEQNLNNYHQKLYKFLNENYELKDKKVVILGDGATWIKTTASQLHGDIVLDEFHLKKYLHKCFNFRRFNRKKEGYLNSLEKQKKAIYYDLSAFIKNGDVQNLIKYIHDLLTPTYQKKFDFLNHKKPQIKELLKYVKGNKEGISNYSKEYYIGSQTEAQISHNVKSLKSYGAKAYSKLTFSNMLSMRMAKVNGWDPIEIITNDYNDELKARKNYFFQNIWVKNEYDVVQRYEPKQGTVPILRSKTKGLVRAVRGILSTKN, via the coding sequence ATGTACCAAAATAGTATTAATTTTTCTTTGTATCAAAATGACTATACCCAAAATATTTTTAAACAAATTAAAATGTTTGAAGATATTGAAGAAGAAGTTAAAAATAAAACTAGAAAAGCTATTCAAGAACACTATGAAGAATTGGATTTACGTTTGCGACAAAAATATTCAAATAACAATAAAGGTTATATTCTTTATGGTAAACGTCCCGCTACTTTAATTACTGAGTGAGGGCAAGTTACTTATGAAAGAACAAGATTCCGTTACTATGATCGAAAATTGTATAAACATAAATATGTTTTTTTGTTAGACGTTGAAATTGGCCGTAAACCTTATCAGCGACTACACTTTGACTTATATGTTAAAATATTGAAAGAATTAGATAGTGGTAAGCGCTACCGGGATATTTTAGACAAATATAAGTATTCAGAAATTTCATTAATGACAATTTCAAACATTAATCGAAGTATTAATTTGCAAGAGTATAATAATTTTTGCGCTAATTTTGATAAGAAAAAAATTAAGTTTAAAGGAAAATATTTGTATGTAGGAGTTGATGATACGTACACCAATATTTTTAATTACAACAAAAAATCACGAAAGAAAGAAATTAGTAAAAGTACAATCCGAATGGCGTATGCCCATACCGGTTTTGATAAAGAAAAGTCAATTAATAATCGTAGAGTATTAAAAAATAAAAAGCTGTTTATGATTTTAAAAGATAATTGAGAACAGAATTTAAATAATTATCATCAAAAATTGTATAAGTTTTTAAATGAAAACTATGAGTTAAAAGATAAAAAAGTTGTTATTCTTGGAGATGGGGCGACATGAATTAAAACAACGGCATCGCAACTTCATGGTGATATTGTTTTAGATGAATTTCATTTAAAAAAGTATTTGCATAAATGTTTCAATTTTCGGCGATTTAACAGAAAAAAAGAAGGATATTTAAATTCACTAGAAAAGCAAAAGAAAGCAATTTATTATGATTTATCGGCTTTTATTAAAAATGGTGATGTACAAAACTTAATTAAATATATCCATGATTTGTTAACTCCAACTTATCAAAAGAAATTTGATTTTTTAAATCATAAAAAACCTCAAATTAAAGAGCTTTTAAAATATGTGAAAGGTAATAAAGAGGGGATTAGCAATTATAGTAAAGAATACTATATTGGATCACAAACGGAAGCACAAATTTCACATAATGTTAAGTCGTTAAAATCCTACGGCGCTAAGGCATATAGTAAATTAACGTTTTCAAATATGCTAAGTATGCGGATGGCCAAAGTAAATGGATGAGATCCAATTGAAATTATAACAAATGACTATAATGATGAACTTAAAGCTAGAAAAAATTACTTTTTCCAAAATATTTGAGTAAAAAATGAATATGATGTTGTTCAGCGTTATGAACCCAAACAAGGTACGGTACCGATTCTGAGGTCAAAAACTAAGGGTTTAGTCAGAGCAGTTCGAGGTATTTTAAGTACTAAAAACTAA
- the glpK gene encoding glycerol kinase GlpK — protein sequence MAKYIISLDEGTTSCRTLIINHQGEIVASDALEFSQIFPKAGWVEHDAIEIWNSQRTTLVQSVNKAKIKIEEIVGIGITNQRETVVMWDRQSGLPIYNAIVWQDRRTADYCDELIKAGKNKMIQEKTGLIINPYFSASKIKWVLDNVEGARTLAANNNLMFGTIDTWLIYRLTGGEVHVTDSTNASRTMLFNIHTQTWDEDLLTLFDIPKNILPMVKSSSEVYGQTFPGLLSKKTEIRIPIASAIGDQQAALFGQLCLEPGEVKNTYGTGCFILMNTGEIPVTSNNGLLTTIALNYNNKITYALEGSVFVAGAAIQWLRDALKIIYHASETDWYTGLVNDDQQVYVVPSFTGLGSPYWDSYSRGAIFGLERGTKREHLVKATLESLAYQSYDVIMAMAEDLQQPIKTIKVDGGASRNNYLMQFQADISQVEVVRPKNIETTAMGAAFLAGLALNFWASIDDIKDILIVDKKYQPKLDKTIIKKLLKGWKVSVTRTFNWLKDIA from the coding sequence ATGGCAAAATATATTATTAGTTTAGATGAAGGAACAACTAGTTGTCGAACATTAATTATTAATCATCAAGGAGAAATTGTTGCTAGTGATGCCTTAGAGTTCAGTCAAATTTTCCCGAAAGCGGGGTGAGTTGAACATGATGCCATTGAAATTTGAAACTCCCAGCGAACAACCTTAGTACAATCTGTTAATAAAGCAAAAATTAAAATTGAAGAAATTGTGGGAATCGGGATTACAAATCAACGAGAAACTGTTGTAATGTGAGACCGCCAATCTGGTTTACCAATCTATAACGCGATTGTTTGACAAGATCGACGAACAGCTGATTACTGTGATGAATTAATTAAAGCGGGAAAAAACAAAATGATACAAGAAAAAACTGGTTTAATAATAAACCCCTACTTTTCAGCTTCAAAAATTAAATGAGTTTTAGATAATGTTGAAGGGGCTCGTACTTTAGCAGCTAACAATAATTTGATGTTTGGAACAATTGATACTTGATTAATTTATCGTTTAACTGGAGGGGAAGTTCATGTCACAGATTCAACAAATGCTAGTCGAACAATGTTATTTAATATTCATACCCAAACATGAGATGAAGACTTATTAACATTGTTCGATATTCCAAAAAACATTTTACCAATGGTTAAATCTTCTTCCGAAGTTTATGGTCAAACCTTCCCTGGTTTATTAAGCAAAAAAACCGAAATTAGAATTCCAATTGCTAGTGCAATTGGGGACCAACAAGCAGCGTTATTTGGGCAATTATGCTTAGAACCAGGAGAAGTTAAAAATACTTACGGAACTGGATGTTTTATTTTAATGAATACTGGAGAAATACCTGTTACATCAAACAATGGTCTTTTAACAACCATAGCATTGAATTACAATAATAAAATAACTTATGCCTTGGAAGGATCAGTTTTTGTTGCTGGGGCGGCGATTCAATGATTACGAGATGCTTTAAAAATTATTTACCATGCAAGTGAAACTGATTGATATACTGGTTTAGTGAATGATGACCAACAAGTTTATGTTGTCCCTTCCTTTACTGGTTTAGGGTCACCCTACTGAGATTCATATTCACGAGGAGCAATCTTTGGTTTAGAACGTGGAACAAAGCGAGAACATCTTGTTAAAGCAACGCTGGAATCATTAGCTTATCAATCATATGATGTTATTATGGCAATGGCAGAAGATTTACAACAACCTATTAAAACAATTAAAGTGGATGGCGGTGCAAGTCGCAATAATTATTTAATGCAATTCCAAGCTGATATTAGTCAAGTTGAAGTTGTTCGACCAAAAAACATTGAAACAACAGCAATGGGAGCAGCCTTCTTAGCAGGATTAGCTTTAAACTTCTGAGCATCAATTGATGATATTAAAGATATTTTAATTGTTGATAAAAAATATCAGCCAAAACTGGACAAAACAATTATTAAAAAATTATTGAAAGGTTGAAAAGTTTCTGTAACAAGAACATTTAATTGATTAAAAGATATCGCATAA
- a CDS encoding MIP/aquaporin family protein encodes MEEMKIFLQHFGLEFFGTMLLIILGNGVVANTILKKTKGNGQGFFAITAGWGFAVLVGAMISSALKGVAHLNPAVTFAMVVQQTWFNANGWYLLPALLLGQLVGAVIGQIIVDIFYWKHIKDTVTEQPDFILAIHSTGPTHKNNFFNFFAEFIGTFVLISAILAIGKYNTFSLGAWGPLFVGLTVFGIGLSLGGTTGYAINPIRDLAPRLVHFVLPLKNKGSSNWSYSWVPVIAPSAAGFVCGAIFLLF; translated from the coding sequence ATGGAAGAAATGAAAATATTTCTACAACATTTTGGCCTAGAGTTTTTTGGGACAATGTTGTTAATTATTTTAGGAAATGGGGTTGTTGCTAATACAATCTTAAAAAAAACAAAAGGAAATGGGCAAGGTTTTTTTGCCATTACTGCTGGATGAGGTTTCGCTGTTTTAGTAGGAGCGATGATTTCTAGTGCCCTAAAGGGTGTTGCTCACTTAAATCCAGCTGTAACCTTTGCCATGGTTGTTCAACAAACTTGGTTTAATGCCAATGGTTGATATCTATTACCTGCGCTCTTACTTGGACAATTAGTTGGAGCTGTTATTGGTCAAATTATAGTTGATATCTTTTACTGAAAACACATTAAAGATACTGTAACAGAACAACCAGATTTTATCTTAGCAATCCACTCAACAGGTCCAACACATAAAAATAATTTTTTTAATTTCTTTGCCGAATTTATTGGGACATTTGTCTTAATTAGTGCAATTTTAGCAATTGGGAAATACAATACCTTTAGTTTAGGGGCTTGAGGACCACTATTTGTCGGATTAACGGTCTTTGGAATAGGATTATCATTAGGAGGGACAACTGGTTATGCAATTAACCCAATTCGGGATTTAGCGCCACGGTTAGTTCACTTTGTCCTACCACTTAAAAATAAAGGTAGTTCAAACTGAAGTTACAGTTGAGTGCCAGTTATTGCCCCTAGTGCAGCAGGTTTTGTCTGTGGAGCAATATTTTTACTATTTTAA
- a CDS encoding Mbov_0399 family ICE element protein, giving the protein MKILLSILTTTTLLTTPILPLSTNNLISLYSSLRGAPFYPNINVNPNVNLEVYKGTNSWWQTLQDEDNKEYIFNYLDYAKDKTTFLKYYKSVTFQFTALSGSSGFGRNQNYNDPVTVNLSTNNSNHTFFTWSQKGKQNQASNKAWVDMTWLNNKLYFNFKVNCWMYQGGNSQWTDTTSKLQVSKITLNSNQNLTTIKNNLKTALNNEITFVSNYSGSLIDQRNIHDPTGKNNDLTSLLNAKISNVLGDEYNNWKQYIQPFAFSDLTRKATTTIKFKNPTTNQQEVWTFETPIKITLSKDYWSNELNERLHILPGKVVNPDDSTKGMVTDDPEQLVPPDTSKNYWGKWRYHTTVGLEFDALEQAEDGTINPEWVEINGVKIDVLDNKFIATLEDNRIKGENKNDYSIVIRHKDSKYDITYTIDIVIETLVPNLKLKWHAWDPEHNPKQKELITPNLENGQPNPKYDKEINPDTGTKTQIIWIKQKSTVPFPLDPLNKNGEVINPEKNPEEYDLGFIAEGSVVGKGVNQTFSSEAIKNVYREGIDEKSFKSFENPDDRQRNQKITSNTATQYWSDSGIWHYTVEMSDKTTAQKYAIIGPEYQNQYPRFLDIVENNQAVKFWTTIHGVHLKNYLATYKNLDSTGIVQLNYEQVAAYWKDYTSDIIAQKIPPNPTPENYQDISGNIDVLKLNEEEVNPIRDAIVDKVKKYIAKFSNKAVLGIDYQIKTPDGKDITVDASGLEPLLNNQSEAQYLNLSVNTLVTSTILIGNATLQVRNSSTYNPETSYDLSKIKFKDYKYDFSEFNAEDLRNWIYKDVENYLISYGYNDIFLNQDYGISANQIPNADPETHENTPGDLSDSILNDFLSSQNEVKTLKLFVYSSSTSDKTTGYSEYKLINDPESEIVPPEPPTPPDPNKPDVNSQHKYLSWLLPIILLPILGLGIFMTWFIIRLRKKIK; this is encoded by the coding sequence TTGAAAATATTATTATCAATTTTAACAACAACTACTTTATTAACAACACCAATCTTGCCCTTATCAACAAATAATTTAATCAGTTTATATAGTAGTTTACGTGGGGCACCTTTTTATCCGAATATAAATGTTAATCCAAATGTAAATCTAGAAGTATACAAAGGAACAAATTCATGATGACAAACTTTGCAAGATGAAGATAATAAGGAGTATATTTTTAATTATTTAGATTATGCCAAAGATAAGACCACTTTTTTAAAATATTATAAATCGGTCACTTTTCAGTTTACCGCCTTATCTGGTTCATCAGGGTTTGGTCGTAATCAAAACTATAATGATCCTGTTACAGTAAATTTATCAACAAATAATAGTAATCATACTTTTTTTACTTGATCACAAAAGGGAAAACAGAATCAGGCATCAAATAAAGCATGAGTTGATATGACATGATTAAATAATAAATTATATTTTAATTTTAAAGTAAATTGTTGGATGTACCAGGGTGGAAATTCACAGTGAACAGATACTACTAGTAAACTACAAGTTTCTAAAATAACTTTAAATTCTAATCAAAATTTAACCACAATTAAAAATAATTTAAAAACAGCTTTAAATAATGAAATTACCTTTGTTTCGAATTATTCAGGAAGTTTAATTGATCAACGTAATATTCATGATCCAACCGGGAAAAATAATGATTTGACATCATTATTAAATGCTAAAATTTCAAATGTATTGGGTGATGAATATAATAATTGAAAACAGTATATTCAACCGTTTGCATTTAGTGATTTGACACGAAAAGCTACAACAACGATTAAATTTAAAAATCCTACTACCAATCAACAAGAAGTCTGAACCTTTGAAACCCCAATCAAGATTACGTTATCAAAAGACTATTGAAGTAATGAGTTAAATGAAAGATTGCATATTTTACCTGGTAAAGTAGTTAATCCAGATGATTCAACAAAAGGAATGGTAACAGATGACCCCGAGCAACTTGTCCCACCTGATACTTCAAAGAATTATTGGGGTAAATGACGTTATCACACAACAGTTGGATTAGAATTTGATGCTTTAGAGCAAGCAGAAGATGGCACAATTAATCCCGAATGAGTTGAAATAAATGGCGTTAAAATCGATGTTTTAGATAATAAATTTATTGCTACACTAGAAGATAATCGTATTAAAGGAGAAAATAAAAATGATTATTCTATTGTAATTCGTCATAAAGATAGCAAATATGATATTACGTATACTATTGATATTGTTATTGAAACATTAGTGCCAAATTTAAAGCTAAAATGGCATGCTTGGGATCCAGAACACAATCCAAAACAAAAAGAACTAATTACGCCGAATTTGGAAAATGGTCAACCTAATCCTAAATATGATAAAGAAATCAATCCGGATACCGGGACAAAAACACAAATTATTTGAATTAAACAAAAATCAACTGTGCCTTTTCCGTTAGACCCTTTAAATAAAAATGGCGAAGTTATAAACCCAGAAAAGAATCCAGAGGAATATGATTTAGGTTTTATTGCCGAAGGTTCGGTTGTTGGAAAAGGGGTAAACCAGACTTTTTCAAGTGAGGCAATAAAAAATGTTTATCGGGAAGGAATTGATGAAAAATCATTTAAGTCTTTTGAAAATCCAGATGATAGGCAAAGAAACCAAAAAATAACTTCAAATACAGCAACACAGTATTGATCAGACAGTGGAATTTGGCATTATACAGTTGAAATGTCTGACAAAACTACGGCCCAAAAATATGCTATTATTGGCCCTGAATATCAAAATCAATATCCCCGTTTTTTAGATATTGTTGAAAATAATCAAGCAGTCAAATTTTGAACAACAATTCATGGTGTTCATTTAAAAAACTACTTAGCAACTTATAAAAATTTAGATTCTACCGGGATTGTGCAATTGAATTATGAACAAGTTGCAGCTTATTGAAAAGATTATACAAGTGATATAATTGCACAAAAAATTCCACCAAATCCAACTCCTGAAAATTACCAAGATATTAGTGGGAATATAGATGTTTTAAAATTAAATGAAGAAGAGGTTAATCCAATTCGCGATGCAATTGTAGATAAAGTTAAAAAATATATTGCTAAATTTAGTAATAAAGCTGTTCTTGGGATTGATTATCAAATCAAAACTCCTGATGGTAAAGATATTACAGTTGATGCATCAGGCTTAGAACCGTTGTTAAATAATCAAAGTGAAGCACAATATTTAAATTTATCAGTTAATACATTGGTTACATCCACAATTTTAATTGGAAATGCAACTTTGCAAGTAAGAAATTCATCAACTTATAATCCGGAAACTAGTTATGATTTAAGTAAAATTAAATTTAAAGACTATAAATATGATTTTTCTGAATTTAATGCGGAAGATTTAAGAAATTGGATTTACAAAGATGTTGAAAATTATTTGATAAGTTATGGGTATAATGATATTTTCTTAAACCAAGACTACGGAATTTCAGCAAATCAAATTCCTAATGCTGATCCGGAAACTCATGAAAATACTCCAGGAGATTTATCTGACAGTATTTTAAATGATTTTTTAAGTTCACAAAATGAAGTTAAAACATTAAAATTATTTGTTTATTCTTCTTCAACTAGTGATAAAACAACTGGTTATTCAGAATATAAATTGATAAATGATCCTGAGTCTGAAATTGTTCCGCCAGAGCCTCCAACTCCACCAGACCCAAATAAGCCTGATGTTAATTCCCAACATAAATATTTATCATGGTTATTACCAATAATTTTATTGCCAATTCTAGGTTTGGGAATATTTATGACATGGTTTATTATTCGCCTACGTAAAAAAATTAAGTAA
- a CDS encoding relaxase MobL has translation MDKHSSYSHADQSVPVIWKIIRFSKNSEKFQSKRKYYKSGDYWKYITRSEALCKCCLNNDKLKNLKNAESAKDYTKKINEIAKNEDKKDTGIYANGKKLTSTEADEINSKIKNLEENQLLWDCVLSFSNDFEKEYNLHNREQIAEVIDSNIKKYFRKAGLDPNNLDYWFVVHDNTENIHAHIGFMEKEPKSLAKGGKEFKYREMGKISEEANEYFRFQTQQYVENRREFFKELRTKRDEITPKFRMQVHNDIKNNSDELTNLVKTYLTDLPAHKNGKHFKYGELYKAAPEKQLQLRNIVDYVIQNNDDLKFQFDDYVISLQTHRDQLIKDSENNKTAFDKATKWYWKEIYGDGLYRRLANAFLNTLYFKPKRKRKSKYPPGLYEGMNKPFNWKYNSLSKLTYELSQQFGGAMQNAMNNFRQLQNEIHNVNSYDMKAKGE, from the coding sequence TTGGATAAGCATAGTAGTTATAGTCATGCTGATCAAAGTGTCCCGGTAATTTGAAAGATAATTCGGTTTTCAAAAAACAGTGAGAAATTTCAGTCCAAACGAAAATATTACAAAAGTGGGGATTACTGAAAATATATCACTAGGTCGGAAGCGTTATGTAAATGCTGTTTAAATAATGATAAGCTAAAAAACTTAAAAAATGCTGAATCAGCAAAAGACTATACTAAAAAAATTAATGAAATTGCTAAAAATGAAGATAAAAAAGATACCGGGATTTATGCTAATGGTAAAAAACTAACTTCAACAGAAGCAGATGAAATAAATAGCAAAATAAAAAATTTAGAGGAAAATCAATTACTGTGGGATTGTGTATTAAGTTTTTCAAATGATTTTGAAAAAGAATACAATTTGCATAATCGTGAACAAATTGCTGAAGTAATTGATTCTAATATTAAAAAGTATTTTCGTAAAGCTGGGTTAGATCCAAACAATTTAGACTATTGATTTGTTGTTCATGATAATACTGAAAATATTCATGCACATATTGGTTTTATGGAAAAAGAGCCAAAATCATTGGCAAAAGGGGGTAAAGAATTTAAGTATCGTGAAATGGGTAAAATATCAGAAGAAGCTAATGAATACTTTCGCTTTCAGACTCAACAATACGTTGAAAACAGGAGAGAATTTTTTAAAGAATTGCGAACAAAACGAGATGAAATAACGCCAAAATTTCGGATGCAAGTTCATAATGATATTAAAAATAATTCCGATGAATTAACTAATTTAGTTAAAACTTATTTAACAGATTTACCAGCGCATAAAAATGGTAAGCATTTTAAATATGGAGAGCTATATAAAGCTGCTCCCGAAAAACAACTACAACTTCGCAATATTGTTGATTATGTTATTCAAAATAATGATGATCTTAAATTTCAGTTTGATGACTATGTAATAAGTTTGCAAACTCACCGTGATCAATTAATTAAGGACAGTGAAAATAATAAAACAGCATTCGATAAAGCAACTAAATGATATTGAAAAGAAATTTATGGCGATGGATTGTATCGGAGACTAGCTAACGCCTTCTTAAATACTTTGTATTTCAAACCAAAGCGAAAAAGAAAATCAAAATATCCACCAGGGTTATATGAGGGAATGAACAAACCTTTTAATTGAAAATATAATTCATTATCAAAATTGACTTATGAATTATCTCAGCAATTTGGTGGTGCAATGCAAAATGCCATGAATAATTTTAGACAATTACAGAATGAAATTCATAACGTTAATAGTTATGATATGAAAGCAAAGGGGGAGTAA
- the glpO gene encoding type 2 glycerol-3-phosphate oxidase, with protein MTNEEIYDICIIGAGVIGGAISRELSRYHLKVIVLEKNKKVAMETSEGNSGVIHGGFDPTPGKWTAKFNITGNYLYQTLFQELNFPHQQVNSLVIAFNKDEQEQLELLYQRGLTNQVKPEHLKLLDQKTVHLLEPNLNPDVIGGLLCTSSYVVDPVILTKSFFSNSIKNGVNLCLDHMVSNITYQNNYFTISVNTQNTVKTYYAKYIINAAGHYCDEIAAKAGYPDFQLTTLRGEYCVLEKSEGHLVNNIVFMVPTIHGKGVIVAPMLDGHLLVGPTAQEDVPKDETRLVTPAMEPQIRAIGQHIIPSIKMAKTCYRFAGSRPIEPTTKDFYLAPAHDNSKFINVAGTKSPGLSSAPAIAKYIITLLEQAGLTLLPNPTFDPIQTEIIPTI; from the coding sequence ATGACTAACGAAGAAATTTATGATATTTGCATTATTGGGGCTGGTGTAATTGGCGGAGCCATAAGCCGTGAATTAAGCCGCTATCATTTAAAAGTAATCGTCCTAGAAAAAAATAAAAAAGTGGCAATGGAAACTTCCGAAGGAAACTCCGGGGTTATCCATGGTGGATTTGACCCAACTCCTGGTAAATGAACAGCTAAATTTAACATAACCGGAAACTATTTATATCAAACACTCTTTCAAGAATTAAATTTCCCCCATCAGCAAGTAAATTCATTAGTAATTGCCTTTAATAAAGATGAACAAGAGCAATTAGAATTACTATACCAAAGGGGGTTAACAAACCAAGTTAAACCAGAACACTTAAAATTACTTGATCAAAAAACCGTTCATCTCCTTGAACCAAATCTTAACCCAGATGTAATTGGCGGGCTATTATGCACTTCCTCTTATGTTGTTGATCCAGTTATTTTAACAAAGAGTTTCTTTTCCAATAGTATTAAAAATGGCGTTAATCTTTGCTTAGACCATATGGTGTCTAATATTACTTATCAAAATAATTATTTTACAATTAGCGTTAATACTCAAAATACTGTTAAAACTTATTATGCAAAATACATTATTAATGCGGCAGGCCATTATTGTGATGAAATTGCCGCAAAAGCTGGGTATCCTGATTTTCAATTAACCACCTTACGCGGTGAATACTGTGTCTTAGAAAAAAGTGAAGGACACTTAGTTAATAATATTGTTTTTATGGTTCCCACAATTCATGGTAAAGGAGTTATTGTTGCACCAATGTTAGATGGTCACTTATTAGTTGGTCCAACTGCCCAAGAAGATGTTCCAAAAGATGAAACTCGGTTAGTTACACCAGCAATGGAACCCCAAATTAGGGCAATTGGTCAACATATTATTCCTAGTATTAAAATGGCCAAAACTTGTTATCGTTTTGCTGGTTCACGACCAATAGAGCCAACAACAAAAGATTTTTATTTAGCCCCTGCTCATGATAATTCAAAATTTATTAATGTGGCAGGAACAAAATCACCAGGACTAAGTTCGGCACCAGCAATTGCAAAATATATCATAACCCTTTTAGAACAAGCTGGATTAACATTATTACCTAATCCAACCTTTGATCCTATACAAACCGAAATTATTCCGACAATTTAA